One Cucurbita pepo subsp. pepo cultivar mu-cu-16 chromosome LG20, ASM280686v2, whole genome shotgun sequence genomic window carries:
- the LOC111783346 gene encoding phenolic glucoside malonyltransferase 1-like — translation MDDLPSVKIIEICKVAPPPPEVSRAAVAPSSLPLTFFDMIWLRFHPVERLFFYELPSNDISFIDEIVPKLKNSLSLALRHYLPLAGNLVWRPRSEVPTIEFVDGDGVSLTVAESGADFYQLSGNGFREVSEFHPLVPQLPVSHDRAAVIAVQVTIFQNKGFSIGITNHHAILDGLTSTSFIKSWAQICMDQSSVPIANLMPFYDRSVIDDPKGLAKIYARAWLNQDGPNNRSLNLKLPKTNPRLIRSTFEFTHQNLQKLKQWVLKKNDEQMSSFVVAMAYLCVCTAKLEGLRDGNLFFVFSADVRSRLRPAVPLNYFGNCVVGSFLSFERIELLGENGIALACEQISKATKNLGGALKGEEKLGRLMSEATNDYSKIQAISLAGSPRFGVYNADFGWGKPMKVEIVSAESPLVFSLSDSKNSDVGMEIGVVKERDQMETFAALFNEGFDAL, via the exons ATGGATGATCTTCCATCTGTGAAGATAATTGAGATATGTAAAGTGGCTCCGCCGCCACCGGAGGTGTCACGTGCGGCGGTTGCGCCGTCGTCTCTTCCTCTCACCTTCTTCGACATGATATGGCTGAGGTTCCATCCAGTCGAACGCCTTTTCTTCTACGAGTTACCGTCTAATGATATATCTTTTATTGACGAAATTGTTCCGAAGCTCaaaaactctctttctctcgCTCTTCGTCATTATCTTCCTTTGGCTGGCAACCTTGTCTGGCGTCCTCGGTCGGAGGTTCCGACCATCGAGTTTGTCGACGGGGACGGCGTTTCTTTGACGGTGGCTGAGTCGGGAGCTGACTTTTACCAACTTTCCGGCAATGGGTTCCGTGAAGTTTCTGAATTTCATCCTCTTGTCCCCCAATTGCCTGTTTCTCATGATCGTGCTGCAGTGATTGCCGTTCAG GTTACcatatttcaaaacaaaggGTTTTCCATTGGAATAACCAATCACCATGCAATTCTTGACGGATTAACCTCAACTTCATTTATCAAATCGTGGGCTCAAATTTGCATGGACCAATCATCTGTTCCAATCGCCAACCTAATGCCATTCTATGACAGGTCGGTTATTGATGATCCAAAAGGTCTTGCCAAAATCTATGCAAGGGCATGGCTGAACCAAGACGGACCCAACAACAGGAGCTTGAACCTTAAACTACCCAAAACTAATCCTCGTTTAATCCGAAGCACTTTTGAGTTCACACACCAGAACCTGCAGAAGCTAAAGCAATGggttttgaagaagaatgatgaGCAGATGTCTTCATTTGTAGTGGCAATGGCTTATCTTTGTGTATGTACAGCCAAGTTGGAAGGTTTAAGAGatggaaatttgtttttcGTGTTTTCTGCTGATGTTAGATCTCGTTTAAGGCCAGCGGTGCCTTTGAATTACTTTGGAAATTGCGTGGTTGGTagttttctttcctttgaaAGAATTGAGCTTTTGGGTGAAAATGGCATAGCTTTGGCTTGTGAACAGATCTCAAAAGCTACTAAAAATTTAGGAGGAGCTTTAAAGGGAGAAGAAAAGTTGGGTAGACTTATGAGTGAAGCGACCAATGATTATTCCAAAATACAAGCCATTTCCCTTGCTGGGTCACCTAGATTTGGAGTTTACAATGCAGATTTTGGGTGGGGAAAGCCAATGAAGGTGGAAATAGTGTCAGCTGAATCACCATTAGTGTTTTCTTTGAGTGATAGCAAAAATAGCGATGTGGGAATGGAGATTGGAGTGGTTAAAGAGAGAGATCAAATGGAAACTTTTGCTGCTCTCTTTAATGAAGGTTTTGATGCTCTTTAA